A single region of the Acidobacteriaceae bacterium genome encodes:
- a CDS encoding VOC family protein encodes MRFAALLAAAILSATIASAQQRPAITGIAFMRVYTDDARAAQHFYGITMGYDEKHNDNEMVFPINKHQWIEVVPTQLRDGQSYMAAVGFTVSNLDEMRRYLESQGLHPESPDPGLIEVHDPEGNLVCFVQKDSKLKEADLARDTPLSNRAPSHHIIHVGFIVHDRAKEDAFWKQILGFRPYWYGTMHPPNVDWISMQVPDGTDWIEYMMMPNQQPNKHDFGMSDHFSLGVEHMQTVLHDLQANGCEEKQCTAIQAGKDGKIQLNLFDPDQTRVEYMEFAPVMKPCCSAFTGPHPNPSEQ; translated from the coding sequence ATGAGATTCGCCGCTCTTCTCGCCGCCGCAATTCTGTCCGCCACCATTGCCTCGGCCCAACAGCGCCCCGCCATCACCGGCATCGCCTTCATGCGCGTCTACACCGACGACGCCCGCGCCGCCCAGCACTTCTACGGCATCACCATGGGTTACGACGAGAAGCACAACGACAACGAGATGGTCTTTCCCATCAACAAACATCAGTGGATCGAAGTCGTACCAACCCAGCTCCGCGACGGCCAATCCTACATGGCCGCCGTCGGCTTCACGGTAAGCAACCTCGACGAGATGAGGCGCTACCTCGAATCCCAGGGCCTCCACCCCGAGTCCCCCGACCCTGGTCTGATTGAGGTCCACGATCCCGAGGGCAACCTCGTCTGCTTCGTCCAGAAAGACTCCAAACTGAAAGAAGCTGATCTCGCGCGCGACACTCCGCTCTCCAACCGCGCCCCCAGCCACCACATCATCCACGTCGGCTTCATCGTCCACGACCGCGCCAAGGAAGACGCCTTCTGGAAGCAAATCCTCGGCTTCCGCCCCTACTGGTACGGCACCATGCATCCGCCCAACGTCGACTGGATCAGCATGCAAGTCCCCGACGGCACCGACTGGATCGAGTACATGATGATGCCCAACCAGCAGCCCAACAAACACGACTTCGGCATGAGCGATCATTTCTCGCTCGGCGTCGAGCACATGCAAACTGTTCTGCACGACCTTCAGGCCAACGGCTGTGAAGAGAAGCAGTGCACCGCAATCCAGGCCGGCAAGGACGGCAAGATTCAGCTCAACCTCTTCGACCCCGACCAGACACGCGTCGAGTACATGGAGTTCGCGCCCGTCATGAAGCCCTGCTGCTCGGCCTTCACCGGCCCCCACCCGAATCCGTCTGAACAGTAG
- a CDS encoding right-handed parallel beta-helix repeat-containing protein, whose amino-acid sequence MITRRTFLGALSAIPVFVRNNAYAWGTARAREYHVSPQGSDKNKGTTARPFRTIGAAAARAFPGDVITVHEGVYRERVSPARGGTSDENRIVYRAAPGERVEITGAEVVKGWKRLQDDVWSVTIPNSFFGEFNPYSDVIHGDWFDAVGRTHHTGAVYLNGDWFVEAASVDEVLHTKSKTPLWFGQVNENTTTIWAQFEGVDPNQQLTEINVRQTVFYPEKTGIDFITVRGFMLRRAATPWAPPTAEQKGVIGTHWSKGWIIEDCDVSYSICCGIALGKYGDQWDNTSANSAEGYVKTIERAEQHGWSKENIGHHIVRNNRVSHCEQAGIVGSLGPVFSIVSGNTIHDIHVRQRYSGAEIAGIKFHAAIDVELSHNHIYRTYRGMWLDWMAQGTRVTGNLFHDNQAVDLFVEVDHGPFIVDNNLFLSKNSLHVNSQGGAFAHNLLLGGAQVNQYDARMTPFMLPHSTQVAGYHDNPNGDIRFLNNVLAQGGDLTQFNQTRLPMHLDGNVFVGHAKPCAQEDAPLLQPEFDPDVRLEEKSDGFYLEMTLDSVWAQEKERRFVTTESLGVAVIPNLPFENFDGGPVRIDKDFSGKQRNVQSPFPGPFEAPEGGRQTFKVS is encoded by the coding sequence GTGATCACTCGAAGGACCTTTCTCGGAGCACTGTCTGCGATTCCTGTTTTTGTTCGAAATAACGCGTACGCGTGGGGGACGGCACGCGCTCGCGAATATCACGTTTCTCCGCAGGGGAGCGATAAAAACAAGGGGACGACTGCGCGGCCGTTCAGAACGATCGGCGCCGCGGCGGCGCGGGCGTTTCCCGGCGATGTGATTACGGTTCACGAGGGTGTCTATCGCGAGCGCGTGTCGCCGGCGCGCGGTGGAACGTCAGATGAGAACCGGATTGTTTATCGCGCTGCTCCAGGCGAGCGCGTTGAGATCACGGGCGCCGAGGTCGTCAAGGGATGGAAGCGTCTCCAGGATGATGTGTGGAGTGTGACGATCCCGAATAGCTTTTTCGGCGAATTCAATCCCTACAGCGATGTGATTCACGGCGACTGGTTTGACGCTGTGGGCCGCACACACCACACGGGCGCGGTGTATCTGAATGGCGACTGGTTTGTGGAAGCCGCGAGTGTGGACGAGGTGCTGCACACGAAGAGCAAGACGCCGCTGTGGTTTGGGCAAGTGAACGAAAACACGACGACAATCTGGGCGCAGTTTGAAGGCGTTGACCCGAACCAGCAGCTTACGGAGATCAACGTTCGCCAGACCGTCTTCTATCCCGAAAAGACGGGCATCGATTTCATCACGGTGCGCGGGTTTATGCTGCGTCGTGCGGCCACGCCGTGGGCACCGCCGACGGCTGAGCAGAAGGGCGTTATCGGCACGCATTGGAGCAAGGGCTGGATCATCGAAGATTGCGATGTCAGCTATTCGATCTGCTGCGGCATCGCGCTGGGAAAGTACGGCGATCAGTGGGACAACACCTCTGCGAATTCCGCGGAGGGTTATGTGAAGACCATTGAGCGCGCGGAACAACACGGATGGTCAAAGGAGAATATCGGGCATCACATTGTGCGCAACAACAGGGTCTCTCATTGCGAACAGGCTGGGATTGTGGGAAGTCTTGGACCGGTGTTCAGCATTGTTAGCGGCAATACGATTCACGACATTCATGTGCGCCAGCGCTACAGCGGCGCGGAGATCGCCGGCATCAAGTTTCACGCCGCCATTGACGTGGAGCTCAGTCACAATCACATCTACCGAACGTATCGCGGAATGTGGCTGGACTGGATGGCGCAGGGAACGCGCGTTACGGGGAATCTGTTCCACGACAACCAGGCCGTGGACCTTTTCGTTGAGGTGGATCATGGGCCGTTCATCGTCGACAACAACCTCTTTCTTTCGAAGAACTCGCTGCATGTGAATTCTCAGGGCGGGGCGTTCGCGCACAATCTGCTTCTCGGCGGCGCGCAGGTGAATCAGTATGACGCGCGGATGACGCCGTTCATGCTGCCGCACTCGACGCAGGTCGCTGGATATCACGACAATCCGAACGGCGACATTCGATTTCTGAACAACGTGCTCGCGCAAGGCGGTGATCTCACGCAGTTCAACCAGACGCGGTTGCCGATGCATCTGGATGGCAACGTGTTTGTGGGGCATGCGAAGCCGTGTGCGCAGGAAGATGCTCCGCTGCTGCAACCGGAGTTTGATCCGGATGTGCGGCTGGAGGAAAAGAGTGATGGGTTTTATCTCGAGATGACGCTGGATAGTGTGTGGGCGCAGGAGAAAGAACGAAGGTTCGTCACGACAGAGAGTCTCGGCGTCGCGGTGATCCCGAATCTGCCGTTCGAGAACTTCGATGGTGGACCGGTTCGGATCGACAAGGATTTTTCCGGCAAGCAGCGCAACGTGCAGAGTCCGTTTCCCGGTCCGTTCGAAGCGCCGGAGGGTGGCAGGCAGACGTTCAAGGTTTCGTGA
- a CDS encoding VWA domain-containing protein, whose translation MWSVTIPARLVPLGRALAITGLTLLLAPTGRLQAQAAAPAPSSSSTNQVSQPAAQSAQPNAAQQPGLITRDEPPAYNLQLFSREVDLIFTVTDHKGHFVTGLQQQDFGLLDDGRPPSRVVTFKQQTNLPLRVGIMLDTSTSIRQRFIFEQQAATDFLLQVLRPEDRAFVEGFDVQTELTQDFTNRVDLLDTGIRKLRPGGGTALFDSLYKTCRDQMLTLQQNNAVRKAIVLVSDGDDDYSRAYESDAIKMCQRAETIVYTISTNYGPSKDKGDDVLKAIADATGGQAFFPDSVEQVAAGFHNIEEALRSQYSLVYVPADFKQDGSFRTIYLQSLDARYNVRAKKGYFAPNAPQ comes from the coding sequence ATGTGGAGTGTGACGATTCCCGCCCGGCTCGTCCCGCTGGGTCGCGCGTTGGCGATCACGGGACTGACCCTTCTCCTTGCACCCACTGGCCGTTTACAGGCCCAGGCTGCGGCTCCCGCGCCGTCTTCGTCCTCCACGAATCAGGTCTCTCAGCCGGCCGCTCAGAGTGCGCAGCCGAACGCGGCGCAGCAGCCCGGGCTGATTACACGCGACGAGCCGCCAGCCTATAACCTGCAGCTGTTCTCGCGCGAGGTCGACCTTATTTTCACGGTTACGGACCACAAAGGGCACTTCGTCACAGGCTTGCAGCAGCAGGACTTCGGCCTGCTGGACGACGGACGTCCGCCATCACGCGTCGTGACCTTTAAACAGCAGACGAACCTTCCGTTGCGGGTCGGCATCATGCTGGATACGTCGACGTCAATCCGGCAACGGTTCATCTTCGAGCAGCAGGCAGCGACCGACTTTCTGCTGCAGGTGCTACGGCCTGAGGACCGCGCGTTTGTCGAGGGATTCGATGTGCAGACCGAGCTGACACAGGACTTTACGAACCGCGTGGACCTGCTGGACACGGGCATTCGCAAGCTGCGGCCCGGCGGCGGAACGGCGCTGTTCGATTCGCTTTACAAGACCTGCCGCGACCAGATGCTGACGCTGCAGCAGAACAACGCCGTGCGCAAGGCGATTGTGCTTGTCTCGGACGGCGACGATGATTACAGCCGCGCGTATGAGTCCGACGCGATCAAGATGTGCCAGCGCGCGGAGACCATCGTATACACGATCAGCACGAACTACGGGCCCAGCAAGGACAAGGGCGACGACGTGCTGAAGGCAATTGCAGACGCCACGGGCGGACAGGCGTTCTTCCCGGATTCGGTCGAGCAGGTGGCAGCCGGCTTCCACAATATCGAAGAGGCGCTGCGCAGCCAGTACTCGCTTGTGTATGTGCCGGCTGACTTTAAGCAGGATGGCAGCTTCCGGACGATTTATCTGCAGTCTCTGGACGCACGATATAACGTTCGCGCTAAAAAGGGGTACTTTGCCCCGAACGCGCCGCAGTAA
- a CDS encoding radical SAM protein — protein MGKAVKLLEKGVVLGARASWVVFDKLNSISPNKSFTPKWSDKPLLKSYQKEKPPLGWPRTTDSLCPKCVPEIRQQIIDGKLPHEILLNEKVGEIKAQIIERDGKILMVKDCPIHGHFEDVMSIDPPMMRHLEEVFPGRDIRAHNDEKLHNHGTSTVTHGRGSVLTIDLTNRCNMMCDPCFMDANQVGFVHELTWDEIKTMLDNAVQIKPRRQMSVQFSGGEPTLSPYFLDAVAYARKVGYNSVQAATNGIEFAKSKEFAKAAAEAGLRYAYLQFDGIGNAANSHRKVGNAFDVKLQAIHNLHEAGVDIVPVTTIVNGINNEQVGRIIQFALDNPKKINFLSFQPVSFTGRDEAVSDERRAAQRYTLSHLAHDIRDQTGLGESTRDWFPISFMSTFSDWADLVHGPEHDWGQLSCGCHPNCGIGMALMIDKETKEAVPVTAFLNADRLAKDIAKVNDASRGKILTVIGAALALIRNYEPKNAPTHFSIFSLLEKFDKCFGATGRNYGKVTADRTLEDIEKRRKDRWNFLFIAGMWFQDLFNYDFRRTEQCIIPYATQEGEISFCAYNTGIGWRNIIEKMHMTSTLTKWYEEHGRHEIFAGGKKVGLEKQDKYDLVLNEEHVNSAANDTFEKSGIAKNAREEKIRARDAKIKQDAENAKMAKLYRKEILKEPEIAGFVSLGEIKPVTTPAAKEEDLVAGD, from the coding sequence ATGGGAAAAGCGGTTAAGCTCCTCGAAAAAGGTGTAGTGCTCGGAGCACGCGCGAGCTGGGTAGTCTTTGACAAGCTGAATTCGATCAGCCCCAACAAGAGCTTCACCCCCAAGTGGTCCGATAAGCCGCTTCTCAAGAGCTACCAGAAGGAGAAGCCGCCACTGGGCTGGCCCCGCACTACTGACTCTCTCTGCCCCAAGTGCGTCCCTGAGATCCGTCAGCAGATCATCGATGGCAAGCTGCCGCACGAGATCCTCCTCAACGAGAAGGTCGGCGAGATCAAGGCTCAGATCATCGAGCGCGACGGCAAGATCCTGATGGTCAAGGACTGTCCCATCCACGGCCACTTCGAAGACGTTATGTCCATCGACCCGCCGATGATGCGCCACCTCGAAGAGGTCTTTCCCGGTCGCGACATCCGCGCCCACAACGACGAGAAGCTGCACAACCACGGAACCTCCACAGTCACGCACGGCCGCGGTTCGGTCCTCACGATCGATCTCACCAACCGCTGCAATATGATGTGCGATCCCTGCTTCATGGACGCCAACCAGGTCGGCTTCGTTCACGAGCTCACTTGGGACGAGATCAAGACCATGCTCGACAACGCGGTGCAGATCAAGCCGCGTCGTCAGATGTCGGTCCAGTTCTCCGGCGGCGAGCCCACGCTCTCGCCCTACTTCCTCGACGCCGTCGCCTACGCCCGCAAGGTTGGTTACAACTCCGTGCAGGCCGCGACCAACGGCATCGAGTTCGCCAAGTCCAAGGAGTTCGCCAAGGCCGCCGCTGAGGCCGGTCTCCGCTACGCCTACCTGCAGTTCGACGGCATCGGTAACGCCGCCAACTCGCACCGCAAGGTCGGCAACGCGTTCGACGTGAAGCTCCAGGCCATCCACAACCTGCACGAGGCCGGCGTGGACATCGTCCCCGTCACGACCATCGTCAACGGCATCAACAACGAGCAGGTCGGCCGCATCATCCAGTTCGCGCTCGACAATCCGAAGAAGATCAACTTCCTCTCCTTCCAGCCGGTTTCTTTCACCGGCCGCGACGAAGCGGTCTCCGACGAGCGCCGCGCTGCACAGCGCTACACCCTCTCGCACCTCGCGCACGACATCCGCGACCAAACCGGTCTCGGCGAATCCACACGCGACTGGTTCCCCATCAGCTTCATGTCCACCTTCTCCGACTGGGCTGATCTCGTGCACGGGCCGGAGCACGACTGGGGCCAGCTCTCCTGCGGTTGCCACCCGAACTGTGGCATCGGCATGGCGCTGATGATCGACAAGGAAACGAAGGAAGCCGTTCCGGTCACCGCGTTCCTCAACGCCGATCGCCTCGCCAAGGACATCGCCAAGGTGAACGACGCCTCGCGCGGCAAGATCCTCACCGTCATCGGCGCGGCGCTTGCGCTCATCCGCAACTACGAGCCCAAGAACGCTCCCACGCACTTCAGCATCTTCTCGCTGCTTGAGAAGTTCGATAAGTGCTTCGGCGCCACCGGCCGCAACTACGGCAAGGTCACCGCGGACCGCACCCTCGAGGACATCGAGAAGCGCCGCAAGGACCGCTGGAACTTCCTCTTCATCGCCGGCATGTGGTTCCAGGACCTCTTCAACTACGACTTCCGCCGCACCGAGCAGTGCATCATCCCGTACGCCACGCAGGAAGGCGAGATCAGCTTCTGCGCGTACAACACGGGCATCGGCTGGCGCAACATCATCGAGAAGATGCACATGACCTCCACGCTCACCAAGTGGTATGAGGAGCACGGACGTCACGAAATCTTCGCCGGTGGCAAGAAGGTCGGCCTCGAGAAGCAGGACAAGTACGACCTGGTTCTCAACGAGGAGCACGTCAACTCCGCCGCCAACGACACGTTCGAGAAGTCCGGCATCGCCAAGAACGCGCGCGAGGAAAAGATCCGCGCCCGCGACGCGAAGATCAAGCAGGACGCCGAGAACGCGAAGATGGCCAAGCTCTACCGCAAGGAGATCCTCAAGGAGCCCGAGATCGCCGGCTTCGTCTCGCTCGGCGAGATCAAGCCCGTCACGACACCCGCAGCGAAGGAAGAAGACCTCGTCGCCGGCGACTAG
- a CDS encoding DinB family protein: MRKSLLSVALLVALPVSFASAQSPQPKPMDLRAVLLEQLHSTHDKSEWFVSFDTAVAGLTPEQARWVPKAGGPGQMHSVAQLVAHLIFWNEQSLAKLRGQTPATYSGNNEDTFVGYDVNQITSTEWSILIARFDHNMADLEQWVQSASDADLAQHASGIAHIGTHNAYHIGEIVYVRKLQGSWNPDKGVK, encoded by the coding sequence ATGCGCAAATCCCTGCTGTCTGTAGCTCTCCTCGTCGCCCTGCCGGTCAGTTTCGCCAGCGCGCAGTCGCCGCAGCCCAAACCCATGGATCTGCGCGCCGTGCTGCTTGAGCAGCTCCACTCCACCCACGACAAATCCGAGTGGTTCGTGTCCTTCGATACTGCTGTCGCCGGCCTCACGCCCGAGCAGGCCCGCTGGGTCCCGAAGGCAGGTGGGCCCGGCCAGATGCATTCCGTGGCCCAGCTCGTCGCCCACCTCATCTTCTGGAACGAGCAGTCTCTCGCCAAACTTAGAGGCCAGACGCCCGCTACCTACTCCGGCAACAACGAAGACACCTTCGTTGGCTACGACGTGAACCAGATCACTTCGACCGAGTGGTCCATCCTTATCGCGCGCTTCGACCACAACATGGCCGACCTTGAGCAGTGGGTCCAGTCCGCCAGCGACGCTGACCTCGCCCAGCACGCCTCCGGCATCGCCCACATAGGCACGCACAACGCCTACCACATCGGGGAAATCGTCTACGTCCGCAAGCTCCAGGGTTCATGGAACCCCGACAAGGGCGTCAAGTAG
- a CDS encoding YDG/SRA domain-containing protein — protein sequence MKRDDIISHHDMCGRESMSLQRGMNFRTAGGHAVVLSSLRPGAPYDDRLEENGSVLIYEGHDESRSKKCPNPKAVDQPLETQWGRLTQNGLFHEAAQEFKSGNRDALRVRVYEKIKAGIWVYNGVFALEDSWMETIGGRRVFKFKLRLLEDLEEQELELDALRAAEEHARLIPSAVKLAVWKRDLGQCVRCGSKENLHFDHILPYSKGGTSTSEKNIQLLCMKHNLQKHAHIQ from the coding sequence ATGAAGCGTGATGACATCATCAGCCACCATGACATGTGCGGTCGGGAATCCATGTCGTTGCAACGGGGAATGAATTTCCGTACCGCTGGCGGCCACGCGGTAGTCCTATCCTCCTTACGTCCAGGTGCGCCTTACGACGATCGCTTAGAGGAAAACGGAAGTGTACTTATCTATGAAGGGCACGACGAATCCCGTTCTAAGAAGTGTCCGAACCCCAAAGCTGTAGATCAGCCGTTGGAGACACAATGGGGGCGCCTGACTCAAAATGGCCTGTTTCACGAAGCAGCACAAGAATTCAAGAGCGGTAATCGCGATGCGCTGCGTGTCCGTGTCTACGAGAAGATAAAAGCTGGTATTTGGGTTTACAACGGCGTCTTCGCACTTGAAGACAGTTGGATGGAAACGATTGGCGGGCGACGGGTTTTCAAGTTCAAGCTCAGATTGCTTGAAGATTTAGAGGAACAAGAACTAGAGCTAGATGCTTTGAGAGCGGCCGAAGAGCATGCTCGCCTTATTCCATCAGCAGTGAAGCTTGCCGTTTGGAAGAGAGATCTTGGTCAGTGTGTTCGCTGCGGTTCGAAAGAAAATCTGCACTTCGACCACATCCTTCCTTATTCAAAGGGCGGCACATCAACGAGTGAGAAAAATATTCAACTGCTCTGTATGAAACATAACTTGCAGAAGCACGCTCATATTCAATGA
- a CDS encoding DUF2905 domain-containing protein, with amino-acid sequence MGKLLIGIGVALVVAGVVVLLLERVGLGPGRMPGDVVYRGRNVQVWFPLGTCIVLSILLSAALYLISKLHR; translated from the coding sequence ATGGGTAAGCTGCTCATCGGGATCGGGGTCGCACTCGTCGTGGCAGGAGTGGTCGTGCTGCTGCTGGAGCGTGTCGGGCTTGGACCTGGTCGCATGCCCGGCGACGTTGTGTATCGCGGACGCAATGTTCAGGTGTGGTTTCCCTTGGGCACATGCATCGTGCTGAGCATTCTGCTCTCGGCAGCGCTGTACCTGATATCTAAATTGCACCGCTAA
- a CDS encoding PEP-CTERM sorting domain-containing protein: MSVAALLLCPAAFADTFNFTYSGMGTIGSTPTNFTGSGTFTATSTGTTGEYLINSVSGTANGVAIAGLLAPGIYPSASSGNPPNDNFIFFPLASGGALDLNGFSFDTADGTDYNIYYFDPGYGLVTDPNFDGTDSLTFTLTDDTTGTTVVGAPGGSTAAATPEPGSLALLATGVFGIAGVVRRRFTF; this comes from the coding sequence ATGTCAGTTGCTGCCCTGCTTCTTTGCCCGGCAGCCTTCGCTGACACATTCAACTTCACTTACTCTGGCATGGGAACCATTGGGTCCACACCGACCAACTTCACGGGATCCGGCACGTTCACGGCTACATCCACTGGAACAACAGGGGAATATCTCATCAACTCCGTCTCAGGTACGGCGAATGGTGTTGCCATTGCCGGCCTGTTGGCGCCGGGGATCTATCCGTCGGCATCGTCCGGGAATCCGCCCAATGACAACTTCATCTTCTTCCCGCTCGCAAGCGGAGGGGCGCTGGATCTTAATGGCTTCTCTTTCGACACGGCGGATGGGACAGACTACAACATCTACTACTTTGACCCGGGATATGGGCTGGTGACGGATCCGAACTTCGATGGCACTGACTCCCTGACCTTTACGCTGACGGACGATACGACTGGGACCACCGTCGTCGGGGCGCCGGGTGGGTCGACGGCCGCTGCGACACCGGAGCCAGGATCGCTGGCGCTACTGGCAACAGGAGTGTTTGGGATCGCTGGAGTGGTTCGTCGCCGCTTTACGTTTTAG
- a CDS encoding Smr/MutS family protein gives MTSSPDQSEEALNFPGRLSERGGAALEWERLREGLAAAARSELGRARVLTLEPSADPAWIGQQQQRTAEMRQLVAVGGTFNFRGLLDPAPLLDQARIEGSALEPAELLSILAHAERVDAWRLLVLTPPGNLKGHWPAVESLSSPLLEHDLGNLLRALRGKIEPDGSLADDASPELARIRRSLARQHRIIEESLRKALAQLSEGGGTQSDLITVRGERFVIPVKAEFKRKLRGILHGSSSSGQTVYLEPMETVEQNNELARLLDDEQAEIHRILVAMTRAVALHATPLTLGAEILSELDAHQSIATFAQQLECVRPVFINAPDANAPEPEEPQRTETELEVVAARHPLLDLRLRAQAGRIVPMTVALPTGQRQMIISGPNTGGKSVALKTVGLVAVMAQAGVPVPATSARLPIFTGIFTDIGDAQSIEQNLSTFSAHIRNIDRIVERADDRSLVLIDELGSATDPDEGAALAVAVAQHFLEHHVLSIITTHLTALKVYAARHTGVLNAAVGFDESTLTPTYELRLGVPGASAGINIASRLGLDPAIVTNARSQLTTQQADISRFLDELHAQLSAATAERADLAATERKLNAERQRLQQEGRAEQQATTRELARKLEALIRDFESQLRDTVKDIDDKKIAQKIARDSALRIARLRREFSEQFQTTVAQHQIHDSSSGDSSLSSRSGTKGSASPGLPKVGDLVRLKSLNREGRVVRVIDANSLEVSFGAIKTRVPHTDIAEITPVHEPPAETLRRRSGITISTSHDDELVSSEINVIGRTADEAEAEVERFVERAFLAGLPRIRVVHGVGMGVLRRTLRDLLRKHPHVISVTEPPYNEGGQGATIVELRQ, from the coding sequence GTGACATCCAGCCCAGATCAGAGCGAAGAGGCCCTGAACTTCCCTGGCCGCCTCAGCGAACGCGGAGGCGCGGCGCTCGAGTGGGAGCGGCTGCGCGAAGGTCTCGCCGCCGCTGCACGATCCGAGCTTGGCCGCGCTCGGGTCCTCACGCTCGAACCGTCCGCCGACCCGGCCTGGATCGGCCAGCAGCAGCAGCGCACCGCGGAGATGCGCCAGCTCGTCGCTGTGGGTGGAACCTTTAACTTCCGCGGCCTGCTCGACCCCGCACCGCTGCTCGACCAGGCACGCATCGAGGGCTCTGCGCTCGAACCCGCAGAGCTGCTCTCGATTCTCGCGCACGCCGAGCGCGTTGACGCCTGGCGCCTCCTCGTCCTTACACCGCCCGGCAACCTCAAGGGCCACTGGCCGGCCGTCGAATCGCTTTCCTCTCCGTTGCTCGAGCACGATCTCGGCAACCTCCTCCGCGCGCTCCGCGGCAAGATCGAGCCCGACGGATCGCTCGCCGACGACGCCTCGCCCGAGCTCGCGCGCATTCGCCGTTCGCTTGCCCGCCAGCACCGCATCATCGAAGAAAGCCTGCGCAAAGCTTTGGCCCAGCTCAGCGAAGGCGGCGGCACGCAGAGCGACCTCATCACGGTGCGCGGCGAACGCTTCGTCATCCCCGTCAAAGCCGAGTTCAAGCGCAAGCTCCGCGGCATCCTGCACGGCTCCAGCTCCAGCGGCCAGACCGTCTACCTCGAGCCCATGGAGACCGTCGAGCAGAACAACGAGCTCGCGCGCCTGCTTGATGATGAGCAAGCCGAGATCCACCGCATCCTCGTCGCGATGACCCGCGCCGTCGCACTGCACGCCACACCGCTCACGCTCGGCGCAGAGATTTTGTCGGAGCTCGACGCACACCAATCCATCGCTACGTTCGCGCAGCAGCTCGAGTGCGTCCGGCCCGTCTTCATCAACGCACCTGATGCGAATGCGCCGGAGCCCGAAGAACCGCAAAGAACCGAAACCGAACTCGAGGTCGTCGCCGCACGCCATCCTCTGCTCGATCTTCGTCTCCGCGCTCAAGCCGGCCGCATCGTCCCGATGACCGTCGCACTCCCGACCGGCCAGCGCCAGATGATCATCAGCGGTCCTAACACCGGCGGCAAATCCGTCGCGCTGAAAACCGTTGGCCTCGTCGCCGTAATGGCGCAGGCCGGCGTTCCCGTGCCCGCCACAAGCGCGCGCCTGCCCATCTTCACCGGCATCTTTACCGACATCGGCGATGCGCAGTCGATCGAGCAGAACCTCTCCACCTTCTCCGCGCACATCCGCAACATCGACCGCATCGTCGAACGCGCTGACGACCGCTCCCTCGTCCTCATCGACGAGCTCGGCTCCGCCACCGACCCCGACGAGGGCGCCGCGCTCGCCGTCGCAGTTGCACAGCACTTCCTCGAGCACCACGTGCTCAGCATCATCACCACGCACCTCACCGCGCTCAAGGTTTACGCCGCGCGGCATACCGGCGTGCTCAACGCGGCCGTTGGCTTCGACGAATCCACACTCACCCCGACCTACGAGCTGCGCCTCGGCGTACCCGGCGCGTCCGCCGGGATCAACATCGCCTCGCGCCTCGGGCTTGACCCAGCCATAGTCACCAACGCCCGCTCGCAGCTCACCACGCAGCAGGCGGACATCAGCCGCTTCCTCGACGAGCTGCATGCACAACTGAGCGCCGCAACCGCAGAGCGCGCCGACCTTGCTGCCACCGAGCGCAAGCTCAACGCTGAACGCCAGCGCCTTCAACAAGAGGGCCGCGCCGAGCAGCAGGCAACAACCAGAGAACTAGCCCGCAAGCTCGAAGCCCTCATTCGCGACTTCGAATCGCAGCTCCGCGACACCGTCAAAGACATTGACGATAAAAAGATCGCGCAGAAGATAGCCCGCGACTCCGCGCTGCGCATCGCGCGCCTGCGCCGTGAATTCTCTGAGCAGTTCCAGACCACCGTCGCGCAACACCAGATTCACGACTCCAGCTCCGGCGACTCTTCTTTGTCATCGCGCAGCGGAACGAAGGGATCTGCTTCACCTGGATTACCGAAGGTCGGCGACCTCGTCCGCCTCAAGTCACTCAACCGGGAAGGCCGCGTCGTCCGCGTGATCGACGCCAACTCGCTCGAAGTAAGCTTCGGCGCCATCAAGACCCGCGTCCCTCACACCGACATCGCCGAGATCACACCCGTCCACGAGCCACCCGCCGAGACCCTCCGCCGCCGCAGCGGCATCACCATCTCCACATCACACGACGACGAGCTGGTCAGCTCCGAGATCAACGTCATCGGCCGCACCGCCGACGAGGCAGAGGCCGAAGTCGAACGCTTCGTCGAGCGCGCCTTCCTCGCGGGCCTTCCGCGCATCCGCGTGGTTCACGGCGTCGGCATGGGCGTGCTGCGCCGCACGCTGCGTGATCTCCTGCGTAAGCATCCGCACGTCATCTCCGTCACCGAGCCGCCCTACAACGAAGGCGGCCAGGGTGCGACCATCGTCGAGCTTCGGCAGTAG